In Sorghum bicolor cultivar BTx623 chromosome 8, Sorghum_bicolor_NCBIv3, whole genome shotgun sequence, one genomic interval encodes:
- the LOC8086129 gene encoding argininosuccinate synthase, chloroplastic, giving the protein MASAGFPSRIAGISVRPDSSSACLIHKVGAPSNSLPGAVAVQVQGHQNRVRNGQAIRCAMATGKEQGAISTASSGDQTKGGLRGKLNKVVLAYSGGLDTSVIVPWLRENYGCEVVCFTADVGQGAIELEGLEKKAKASGACQLVVKDLREEFVSEYIYPCLRAGAVYERKYLLGTSMARPVIAKAMVDVAKEVGADAVAHGCTGKGNDQVRFELTFYALNPELKVVAPWREWDITGREDAIEYAKKHNVPVPVSKKSIYSRDRNLWHLSHEGDILEDPANEPKEDMYMMSVAPENAPSEPEYLEIGIIAGVPVSINGRDLSPASLLSELNEIGGKHGIGRIDMVENRLVGMKSRGVYETPGGTIMAAAVRELESLTLDRETMQWKDIIALKYAELVYAGRWFDPLRQSFDAFMEKITATTTGSVTLKLYKGSVNVASRKSPYSLYREDISSFENGEIYNQADAEGFIRLYGLPTRVRAMLEKGI; this is encoded by the exons ATGGCGTCGGCGGGATTCCCCTCCCGAATCGCCG GGATTAGTGTCCGTCCCGACTCCAGTTCGGCCTGCCTTATTCACAAG GTTGGAGCGCCGTCGAATTCTCTCCCTGGAGCGGTGGCTGTTCAGGTTCAAGGCCACCAGAACAGGGTCCGCAATGGCCAAG CTATCAGGTGTGCAATGGCAACTGGAAAAGagcagggtgcaatttccactGCTAGTAGTGGTGATCAAACCAAGGGTGGATTGCGTGGAAaattaaataaagttgttttagCTTACAGTGGTGGTTTGGATACTTCCGTTATTGTTCCATGGCTCAG GGAGAACTATGGTTGTGAAGTCGTCTGTTTCACTGCTGATGTTGGCCAG GGTGCCATTGAATTGGAAGGGTTAGAGAAGAAGGCAAAAGCCAGTGGTGCATGCCAGCTTGTTGTGAAGGACCTGAGAGAAGAATTTGTTAGTGAATATATATACCCCTGCCTGCGTGCAGGTGCAGTTTATGAAAGAAAGTATCTGCTTGGGACTTCGATGGCTAGGCCTGTTATTGCTAAG GCAATGGTTGATGTTGCCAAGGAAGTTGGTGCAGATGCAGTTGCCCATGGATGCACTGGGAAAGGCAATGATCAG GTTCGCTTTGAGCTTACGTTCTATGCTTTAAATCCTGAACTTAAAGTGGTGGCACCTTGGAGGGAGTGGGATATCACAGGACGTGAAGATGCTATTGAATATGCAAAGAAACATAATGTACCTGTTCCAGTTTCAAAGAAATCAATATACAGCCGAGATCGAAACTTGTGGCACCTTAGCCATGAG GGTGACATCCTGGAGGACCCAGCAAATGAGCCAAAGGAAGATATGTATATGATGTCTGTTGCTCCGGAAAATGCACCCTCGGAACCTGA GTATCTGGAGATTGGTATCATTGCCGGTGTTCCTGTTTCAATCAATGGTCGAGACCTCTCACCAGCTTCCCTCCTCTCGGAGCTCAATGAAATCGGTGGAAAGCATGGGATTGGGCGTATCGACATGGTGGAAAACCGGCTGGTCGGCATGAAGTCACGTGGTGTGTATGAGACCCCCGGTGGCACCATCATGGCAGCCGCGGTGCGTGAGTTGGAGTCCTTGACTCTGGACAGGGAGACAATGCAGTGGAAGGACATCATTGCCCTTAAGTACGCTGAGCTGGTCTACGCAGGCCGCTGGTTTGACCCGCTTCGTCAGTCCTTTGACGCCTTCATGGAGAAGATTACCGCGACGACCACTGGTTCGGTGACCCTGAAGCTGTACAAGGGGTCGGTGAACGTCGCGTCCCGGAAGAGCCCCTACAGTCTGTACAGGGAAGATATCTCCTCGTTTGAGAATGGGGAGATCTACAACCAGGCTGACGCGGAGGGGTTCATCAGGCTGTATGGTCTACCGACACGGGTCCGGGCAATGCTGGAAAAGGGTATCTGA
- the LOC110429782 gene encoding uncharacterized protein LOC110429782, producing MVLGLRTKTRKDSAFHVDFNILIQEISPWPPSESLKSLRSVVLFWENGERNSGKTSTVAPSIGSGSAAGKIEFNEFINLQAVFQKEGSSKSGKWQKNLLELNLYEPRRDKLKGQHLGTATLDLAEHAMFHEDTSVPVPLSSKRSFKNNAQPMVYLRIQPLDGDNSSVSSRDALSKEASIDQDSKEFVSATMSEEYTEDTEFASFTDDEEEATPYMYHSGGTALTGSSRSQASLKGKDIRLAGNEGTSSSLDSQHEATSSSMKVRSEEVEKFPIQVQKQNGHPSNLSLSSDLPREQNPSLPPHNAFRSGRKMSFAYGMTESNQRQFGERTYSTLNTDRTRNMRFSMRVPDVNGSVINKKVDSQKEEVKEVDSQDIAITHENKVSADDGLQVQEPIRISNNRNDNKVRELELRIELLEAELREAAAAEVGLYSIIAEHGSSVNKVHTPARRLSRHFVHALKNCLRDKMGSAARNATSGLVLVAKACGYDIARLSFWLSNCVVLRAIVTETSRQSGTVNSISSGDYNSKTTYKKNSASMWESLNRKKGKLLSPEFDNWEDVDTFIAALKKIESWIFSRIVETLWWQTFTPHMQSANITGDLKSSPNPKKSYGRITVVGNQQQATVSMDIWKKAFKEASERLCPVRAAGHECGCLPMLTKLVMEQCIARLDVAMFNAILRESDDEIPTDPMSDPITDPKVLPIPSGKFSFGAGVQLKNAIGSWSRCLTDLFGMDMDDYPEAENGDDENGFGESLKPFYHLNALSDLLMLPKDVLMDTSSRKELCPAFSSSIIKNILDVFVPDEFCPDPIQGSLLQALELEDHLEVNKGIRSIPCSASPILYNAPASGAILSVIGDPRKSGSTILRKSNTSDDELDELSSPLTFISNTSSNPLAKLKRISNSSTARYRLLHEVWKLDDQ from the exons ATGGTGCTTGGCCTCCGAACCAAGACAAGGAAGGATTCTGCCTTCCATGTGGATTTCAATATTCTCATCCAAGAAATCAGCCCATGGCCCCCTTCTGAATCCCTGAAGTCTTTGCGCTCTGTAGTACTCTTCTGGGAAAATGGCGAGCGCAATTCAGGGAAGACGAGCACTGTTGCGCCTTCAATTGGGTCAGGTTCCGCAGCAGGGAAGATTGAATTCAATGAGTTCATAAATCTACAGGCTGTTTTCCAGAAGGAGGGGTCATCCAAGAGTGGAAAGTGGCAGAAGAACCTGCTTGAATTGAACTTGTATGAGCCGAGAAGGGATAAGCTCAAGGGCCAGCATTTGGGGACTGCAACACTAGACCTTGCAGAGCATGCAATGTTTCATGAGGACACCAGTGTCCCTGTGCCTCTCAGTTCCAAGAGAAGTTTCAAAAACAATGCCCAACCCATGGTTTACCTCCGAATCCAGCCTTTGGATGGAGATAACTCAAGCGTTTCTTCAAGAGATGCATTATCAAAAGAGGCGTCAATTGATCAAGATTCAAAGGAATTTGTCTCGGCAACGATGAGTGAGGAGTATACTGAAGATACAGAGTTTGCTTCCTTtactgatgatgaagaagaagcaactCCATACATGTACCACTCGGGTGGAACTGCTCTCACAGGTAGCAGTAGATCTCAGGCATCCCTCAAG GGGAAGGATATCAGGTTAGCTGGTAATGAAGGTACTAGCTCATCGTTGGACTCTCAGCATGAAGCGACATCATCCAGTATGAAAGTGAGGAGTGAAGAAGTTGAAAAGTTTCCAATTCAAGTACAAAAGCAAAATGGCCATCCATCAAATCTGTCTCTCTCATCAGATTTGCCCAGAGAACAAAATCCGTCTCTTCCACCACACAATGCATTCAGAAGTGGTCGTAAAATGTCATTTGCGTATGGTATGACTGAATCTAACCAAAGACAGTTTGGGGAGAGAACTTATAGCACTTTAAATACAGATAGAACAAGGAATATGAGGTTCAGTATGAGAGTTCCAGATGTTAATGGAAGTGTCATAAATAAGAAAGTTGATTCCCAAAAGGAAGAAGTGAAAGAAGTTGATTCCCAGGATATTGCAATTACTCATGAGAATAAGGTCAGTgctgatgatggattgcaagtccAGGAGCCAATACGTATTTCAAATAATCGAAATGACAACAAAGTTCGAGAACTAGAACTTAGAATTGAGTTGCTTGAAGCCGAGCTAAGAGAAGCTGCAGCTGCTGAGGTAGGCCTTTATTCAATAATTGCAGAACATGGTAGCTCAGTAAACAAGGTTCACACACCAGCACGAAGGCTCTCCAGGCATTTTGTGCATGCGCTTAAAAACTGTTTAAGAGACAAGATGGGAAGTGCAGCAAGAAACGCAACCTCTGGGCTGGTTTTGGttgcaaaagcttgtggatatgACATTGCAAG GTTGAGTTTCTGGTTGTCAAACTGTGTTGTATTGCGAGCAATTGTTACGGAAACTTCTAGGCAATCGGGCACTGTAAATAGCATCAGTTCTGGTGATTATAATTCCAAGACAACATACAAGAAAAACTCTGCATCAATGTGGGAGTCACTTAATAGGAAGAAAGGAAAGTTACTTTCCCCTGAGTTTGATAACTGGGAAGATGTTGACACATTTATAGCTGCACTAAAGAAGATCGAATCATGGATATTTTCACGAATTGTTGAAACCCTTTGGTGGCAG ACATTCACACCACATATGCAATCTGCCAATATAACTGGTGATTTGAAAAGTAGTCCAAATCCAAAGAAAAGCTATGGAAGAATTACTGTTGTGGGCAACCAGCAACAAGCAACCGTATCAATGGACATATGGAAGAAGGCCTTTAAGGAAGCGTCAGAAAGGCTTTGCCCAGTAAGGGCAGCTGGACATGAGTGTGGATGTCTGCCTATGTTGACCAAATTG GTGATGGAGCAGTGCATAGCTAGGTTGGATGTAGCAATGTTCAATGCTATTTTGCGCGAATCAGATGATGAAATTCCAACAGACCCAATGTCTGATCCAATAACTGATCCTAAGGTTCTCCCAATCCCATCTGGGAAATTCAGCTTCGGTGCCGGGGTCCAACTGAAAAATGCT ATTGGCAGCTGGTCTAGATGTCTTACCGACTTGTTTGGCATGGATATGGACGACTATCCAGAAGCTGAGAATGGGGATGATGAAAATGGCTTTGGTGAATCTCTAAAGCCATTCTATCACCTGAATGCACTGAGTGATCTCCTAATGCTCCCCAAGGATGTGCTCATGGATACCAGTAGCAGGAAAGAG CTTTGCCCTGCCTTTAGCTCATCAATCATCAAGAACATCCTGGATGTCTTTGTACCAGATGAATTTTGTCCAGATCCCATTCAAGGTTCTTTACTTCAAGCATTAGAGTTGGAG GACCACCTGGAGGTTAACAAGGGCATACGGTCGATCCCATGCAGCGCATCCCCAATTTTGTACAATGCCCCTGCATCTGGGGCAATACTAAGCGTCATCGGTGATCCTAGGAAGAGCGGGTCCACCATCCTTCGCAAGTCCAACACGAGTGATGACGAGCTTGATGAGCTGAGCTCCCCACTTACCTTCATCTCCAACACCTCATCGAACCCGCTTGCAAAGCTGAAGCGGATCAGCAACTCAAGCACAGCGAGGTACAGGCTCCTCCATGAGGTGTGGAAGCTTGATGACCAGTAG